From Candidatus Eisenbacteria bacterium, a single genomic window includes:
- a CDS encoding HAMP domain-containing histidine kinase, translating into MMNDKTADTELIAEDSAQFVSATSLRIRTDWFNRIRWGVGAWIMALVLLAEAVYHIPLPLPQIILVLAVLLLLNVTYVIRNRRVAPTEFKAEIRMVKIEMILDLLFVTVLLNFSGGLENPFYFIYAPHVLIASLLFKGREIYQITFAAALMFTGLVIGEFTGILPHYQLMEGMTASSSLPYITVTLVVFWPVLFGIAYLGARIMRHNRSIKDELVLRQRQLIVADKAKIDFFRYVSHEVKTPIVTAQSALEAVLQLSGDELPEKSRDMLLRAVKRLNQAINIVKDLSEITKTRMHAVQDVKEINLNEMIDLLLQKHTERITEKQIRVETHLPQPTVILRGNETMIEMMIGNLISNAVRYNRTDGQIDITVRDLGVQIAISVADSGIGIAPENRERVFEEFYRSPEAREISSAGTGLGLHIVKQFVEQLGGAVQVESEQGKGSTFTIYLPTTKKL; encoded by the coding sequence ATGATGAATGATAAGACGGCCGATACCGAACTGATTGCGGAGGATTCCGCGCAGTTTGTTTCTGCGACCTCTCTTCGCATCCGCACCGATTGGTTTAACCGGATCCGGTGGGGGGTTGGGGCCTGGATTATGGCCCTGGTGCTTTTGGCCGAAGCGGTTTATCACATTCCGCTCCCCTTGCCTCAAATCATCTTAGTACTTGCTGTCTTGCTTCTGCTCAATGTCACCTATGTCATTCGCAATCGCCGCGTTGCTCCAACCGAGTTCAAGGCGGAGATCCGGATGGTCAAGATCGAAATGATTCTGGATCTATTGTTTGTCACTGTTTTATTGAACTTTTCAGGTGGATTGGAGAATCCCTTCTATTTCATTTATGCCCCGCATGTATTGATCGCCAGCTTGCTGTTTAAGGGCCGCGAGATTTATCAGATAACATTTGCCGCCGCCCTCATGTTTACCGGGCTGGTGATCGGTGAATTCACCGGGATCCTGCCCCATTATCAGCTTATGGAAGGGATGACCGCCTCCAGCAGCCTACCGTACATTACGGTGACGTTGGTTGTCTTTTGGCCCGTGCTTTTCGGTATAGCCTATCTCGGCGCCAGGATTATGAGGCATAACCGCTCCATCAAGGATGAGCTGGTCCTGCGCCAGCGGCAGCTCATTGTCGCCGACAAGGCGAAGATCGATTTCTTTCGTTATGTTTCGCACGAGGTGAAAACGCCGATTGTGACAGCGCAAAGTGCGCTTGAGGCAGTCCTTCAGCTTTCCGGCGATGAGCTTCCCGAAAAATCCAGAGATATGCTGCTACGCGCTGTAAAGCGGCTAAATCAGGCGATCAATATTGTTAAAGATCTTTCGGAAATAACAAAAACCAGGATGCATGCCGTTCAGGATGTTAAAGAAATCAATCTCAACGAGATGATCGACCTTCTTTTGCAGAAGCATACGGAGAGGATCACCGAGAAGCAAATCAGGGTTGAAACGCATCTGCCGCAGCCGACGGTTATTCTGCGGGGCAATGAGACGATGATTGAGATGATGATTGGCAATCTCATCAGCAATGCCGTACGGTATAATCGTACGGATGGCCAAATTGATATTACGGTGCGGGATCTCGGCGTCCAGATCGCAATTAGTGTTGCCGATTCGGGAATCGGAATCGCGCCGGAGAACCGGGAACGCGTTTTTGAAGAATTCTACCGCTCACCGGAGGCCAGAGAGATCTCCTCGGCTGGAACCGGTCTGGGGTTGCATATCGTGAAGCAATTTGTGGAACAATTGGGAGGAGCGGTCCAGGTGGAGAGTGAGCAGGGCAAGGGGTCCACTTTTACAATCTATCTGCCGACAACGAAGAAGTTATGA
- the hypB gene encoding hydrogenase nickel incorporation protein HypB yields MCDHCGCGQPADSVTYRKPGHHHDHHDHDHHDHDHHHHDHHHHGHHDHDHQAPTGSREVAVEQDILQLNNLLAQRNRGWFEAKEILALNLVSSPGSGKTTLLECTISGLQNDPAVAVIEGDQQTLRDAERIAATGAPVLQINTGHGCHLNAEMIHKACHELNPVHGSILMIENVGNLVCPALFDLGEAAKIVIISVTEGDDKPMKYPTMFAVSSLCLINKIDLLPYVNFNVQACKEAALKVNPSLEFIEISATQGDGIQAWLKWLRNYKESHPADPPQSH; encoded by the coding sequence ATGTGTGATCATTGCGGATGCGGTCAGCCGGCCGACAGTGTCACGTACCGTAAGCCGGGTCACCATCACGATCATCACGATCACGATCATCACGATCACGATCATCACCATCATGATCATCACCATCATGGTCATCACGATCATGATCATCAGGCACCGACCGGCAGCCGGGAGGTGGCCGTCGAGCAGGATATCCTCCAGCTGAATAACCTTCTTGCACAAAGAAACCGGGGCTGGTTTGAGGCGAAGGAGATCCTTGCCTTGAATCTCGTCTCCTCTCCGGGTTCCGGCAAGACAACATTGCTCGAATGCACCATCTCCGGCCTTCAGAATGACCCAGCCGTCGCGGTGATCGAGGGAGATCAACAGACTTTGAGGGATGCCGAGCGAATCGCCGCAACCGGCGCTCCTGTATTACAAATCAACACTGGCCACGGCTGCCACCTCAATGCTGAAATGATTCACAAGGCCTGCCACGAACTGAATCCGGTCCACGGCTCTATTTTGATGATCGAAAATGTAGGAAATCTCGTCTGCCCGGCCTTATTCGATTTGGGCGAGGCGGCCAAGATTGTGATTATCAGCGTTACCGAGGGCGATGACAAACCGATGAAGTACCCCACCATGTTTGCGGTTTCATCCCTCTGCTTGATCAACAAGATCGATCTGCTTCCGTATGTGAATTTCAATGTACAAGCATGTAAAGAAGCCGCGCTAAAGGTCAATCCGTCATTGGAATTCATAGAAATTTCAGCAACGCAGGGCGATGGAATACAAGCTTGGTTGAAGTGGCTTCGGAATTATAAAGAAAGCCATCCCGCCGATCCCCCGCAGAGTCATTGA
- a CDS encoding hydrogenase maturation nickel metallochaperone HypA gives MSIALNIINIAGREAQEHGAAEIRSINIEIGALAGVEISALEFCYRVARKGTAADRAELVIDEIQALGFCRHCEKEFPIDFFVSICPDCGEAVNEIRKGRELRVRSIQIV, from the coding sequence ATGTCCATAGCTTTAAATATTATCAACATCGCCGGCAGGGAAGCCCAGGAGCACGGCGCGGCGGAAATTCGCTCTATCAATATAGAGATCGGCGCGCTGGCCGGCGTGGAAATTTCCGCATTGGAGTTCTGCTACCGGGTCGCGCGCAAAGGCACCGCCGCCGATCGAGCCGAGTTGGTGATTGACGAGATCCAAGCCCTGGGATTCTGCCGCCATTGTGAGAAGGAATTTCCGATCGATTTCTTCGTGTCGATTTGCCCCGATTGCGGAGAAGCGGTCAATGAGATCCGGAAAGGCAGGGAGTTGCGTGTTCGATCGATTCAGATTGTCTAA
- a CDS encoding outer membrane lipoprotein-sorting protein: MRDFLINIAIRRPKWVLIITALITLAFLAQFPRIKIDTDPENMLPENEQVRVFHSEVKENFNLRDFLVLGIVHEAGMFTPERLARVQEMTNEIRELDGVITDDLLAPADVDDITVEEGGILRVSPLMGEAPEDQAGADLILERIRQNPILRGKLASDDGRAIALFIPLESKDISFEIAQKITTIANNMGGDEEYYLAGQPVAQDTFGAAMFKQMAVSAPLAGLVIFLLMLFFFREPRTVGTAMLVAVMSVIWGMGALIGTGFTVHIMSSMIPIFLIPIAILPSIHILSDMYDRRGRCGSTEEAVRQSLTHLFKPILFTTITTIVGFGSLMLTPIPPVQIFGGFVAAGILAAWLMSMTFLPALVMLESHRGKDPLVCHSAKKTGMANYLQTVRRLSMRGRWAVTGVSVLILIFSIIGLSKIRVNDNPVRWFKSNHPLRVADRIMNEHLAGTYIAYLELGGDEEGRIKDPEVMTYIESLQKHLMDHSNVGATSSVADVVKKVGFELAFEDPEQMVIPDSREAVAQYLFLYEMSGGNPDDLYHFITPEANKAIIWVQMHEGDNNAVQSVVESAEIYMAANPIPDGLEKGWAGLSYVNIVWQDKMVKGMGKALLGSFITVFIMMTILFRSLIWGLVSMLPLTGTIAFIYGLLGWFGKDYDMPVAVLSSLTLGLSIDFAIHFIQRSREIHKETKNYEETMIRTFEGTGRAIFRNVMVLAIGFVPMLFASLTPYFTVGLFFFLIMMVSGLVTLVLLPAITALRPSLFYAAAAKQRKSRLAPAAATAVLLLFAGQALMPLISPVEAAETDAVEIMKQAHMNLFYAGDDGIAEVKMTLVDKNGREREREFTMLRWDGEDGGEQRYYTYFNKPADVRRTTFMVIKQVDKDDDRWIYIPAVDLVRRISSNDKNSSFVGSDFSYEDVSGRHWLDDAHELTGEGELDGTPVYIVKSTPNDGAKWAYRISYIDRERRLPLKEEYFDKKDEMIRLFTADEIKEIDGFSTVTTRTMKDLKRDHHTVVTFSEVKYNVGVEPDIFAERYLKNPPREYIK, from the coding sequence GTGAGAGATTTTTTAATTAATATAGCCATCAGACGACCCAAGTGGGTTCTCATCATCACTGCCTTGATCACCCTGGCGTTCTTGGCGCAATTTCCTCGCATCAAGATCGACACCGATCCCGAGAATATGCTGCCGGAGAATGAACAGGTTCGGGTCTTCCACTCTGAAGTGAAGGAGAACTTCAACCTTCGCGATTTCCTCGTCTTGGGAATCGTTCATGAAGCGGGAATGTTTACCCCCGAACGGCTTGCGCGGGTGCAGGAGATGACCAATGAGATCCGCGAGCTGGATGGCGTTATCACCGACGATCTGCTCGCTCCGGCTGACGTCGATGACATAACGGTCGAGGAGGGTGGCATCCTGCGCGTTTCTCCTCTCATGGGAGAAGCGCCTGAGGATCAAGCCGGCGCCGACCTTATACTGGAGCGGATCCGGCAGAATCCCATCCTTCGCGGCAAGCTGGCCAGCGATGACGGACGGGCTATCGCCCTTTTCATTCCTCTTGAAAGTAAAGATATCAGTTTCGAAATCGCCCAGAAAATCACGACGATCGCTAACAATATGGGCGGCGACGAAGAATACTATCTTGCGGGACAGCCGGTGGCTCAGGACACATTCGGCGCGGCGATGTTCAAGCAGATGGCTGTCTCGGCGCCATTAGCCGGCCTTGTTATCTTTTTGTTGATGCTTTTCTTCTTCCGCGAACCGCGTACGGTCGGCACCGCAATGCTGGTGGCCGTTATGTCGGTTATCTGGGGGATGGGTGCTCTGATCGGCACCGGATTTACAGTTCATATTATGAGCTCCATGATCCCCATTTTCCTAATCCCGATCGCGATCCTTCCATCCATTCATATTCTCAGCGACATGTATGACCGCCGCGGCCGCTGCGGAAGCACGGAAGAGGCCGTGCGCCAGTCGCTGACACACCTCTTTAAGCCGATCCTGTTCACGACCATCACGACAATTGTGGGATTCGGCAGCCTTATGCTGACACCGATTCCTCCCGTCCAGATCTTTGGCGGATTTGTCGCGGCCGGCATTCTGGCGGCCTGGTTGATGTCGATGACGTTCCTTCCCGCGCTCGTCATGCTCGAGTCACATCGGGGGAAGGATCCCTTGGTTTGCCACTCGGCGAAAAAGACGGGAATGGCAAATTACCTTCAGACCGTCCGCAGGCTTTCGATGAGAGGCCGTTGGGCCGTGACAGGCGTCTCGGTATTGATTCTCATCTTTTCAATCATCGGCCTCAGTAAGATTCGCGTGAATGACAATCCGGTGCGCTGGTTCAAATCAAATCATCCGCTGAGGGTCGCTGATAGAATTATGAACGAGCATCTTGCCGGAACCTATATAGCCTACCTGGAGCTCGGCGGGGATGAAGAAGGCCGGATTAAGGATCCCGAGGTCATGACCTATATTGAGTCCCTGCAGAAGCACCTCATGGACCATTCTAATGTCGGGGCCACCTCCTCTGTCGCGGATGTCGTCAAGAAAGTTGGTTTTGAACTCGCCTTTGAGGATCCTGAGCAAATGGTGATCCCGGATAGTCGCGAGGCGGTTGCTCAATACCTATTCCTCTACGAGATGAGCGGTGGAAATCCCGACGATCTTTATCATTTCATCACACCCGAAGCCAACAAAGCCATCATCTGGGTGCAGATGCATGAAGGCGATAACAATGCTGTTCAGTCGGTCGTTGAGTCGGCTGAAATCTACATGGCGGCGAATCCCATTCCTGACGGATTAGAGAAGGGTTGGGCCGGTCTTAGTTATGTGAACATTGTGTGGCAGGACAAGATGGTCAAGGGTATGGGCAAGGCGTTGCTGGGAAGCTTCATCACGGTCTTCATCATGATGACGATCCTCTTTCGGTCGCTCATTTGGGGTCTAGTCTCAATGCTGCCCCTCACCGGCACCATCGCCTTTATCTATGGTCTGCTGGGATGGTTCGGCAAGGATTATGACATGCCGGTGGCTGTTCTGAGCTCATTGACGCTTGGGCTCTCCATTGATTTCGCCATCCACTTCATTCAGCGAAGTCGGGAGATACACAAAGAAACAAAGAATTACGAGGAGACAATGATAAGAACATTTGAGGGTACCGGACGGGCGATTTTCCGGAACGTCATGGTTCTGGCCATCGGCTTCGTGCCGATGCTTTTCGCCTCATTAACGCCGTATTTCACGGTGGGTTTATTCTTCTTTCTCATCATGATGGTCAGCGGCCTTGTGACGCTGGTTCTTCTGCCCGCCATCACCGCCCTGAGGCCGTCGCTTTTCTATGCGGCCGCGGCCAAGCAGCGGAAAAGCCGGTTGGCGCCTGCAGCCGCGACGGCTGTTCTGCTCCTTTTCGCCGGGCAGGCTCTCATGCCGCTGATCTCTCCGGTTGAAGCCGCAGAGACCGACGCCGTGGAAATCATGAAGCAGGCTCATATGAATCTTTTCTATGCCGGAGATGATGGTATCGCTGAGGTGAAAATGACTCTGGTCGATAAGAACGGCCGCGAGCGTGAACGTGAGTTTACGATGCTCCGTTGGGATGGCGAAGACGGTGGTGAGCAGCGGTATTATACATACTTTAATAAACCGGCTGATGTCCGCCGGACAACTTTCATGGTGATCAAACAAGTAGATAAGGACGATGACCGCTGGATCTATATCCCGGCCGTCGACCTGGTCCGCCGAATCAGCTCGAATGATAAAAACAGCAGCTTTGTTGGAAGCGACTTCAGCTATGAAGATGTCTCCGGCCGCCATTGGCTGGATGATGCACACGAGTTGACCGGTGAGGGAGAGCTGGACGGAACCCCCGTCTACATCGTCAAGAGCACTCCAAACGACGGCGCCAAGTGGGCCTACCGGATTTCCTACATCGATAGAGAGCGGCGCCTGCCTTTGAAGGAAGAGTACTTTGACAAAAAGGACGAAATGATCCGGCTCTTCACCGCAGATGAAATCAAGGAGATTGACGGATTCTCTACGGTGACAACCCGCACAATGAAGGATCTCAAGCGGGATCACCATACCGTCGTCACCTTCAGCGAGGTTAAATACAACGTCGGTGTCGAGCCGGATATCTTTGCGGAGCGCTATCTGAAGAATCCTCCACGGGAATATATCAAGTAA
- a CDS encoding DUF2892 domain-containing protein — translation MKNHQSSSMEMVIRRFAGVFILASLALGWWVHPGWFLFTAFVGVNLFQSSITGLCPLERMLRKAGVGQSAGSLQ, via the coding sequence ATGAAAAATCATCAAAGCTCATCCATGGAGATGGTCATCCGCCGCTTTGCTGGTGTCTTTATACTCGCCAGCCTGGCCTTGGGGTGGTGGGTTCATCCCGGCTGGTTTCTCTTCACAGCCTTCGTCGGAGTAAACCTATTCCAAAGCAGTATAACAGGGCTCTGCCCGCTGGAGAGGATGCTTCGCAAGGCCGGCGTTGGGCAAAGCGCTGGGTCGCTGCAGTAG